The Polyangiaceae bacterium genome includes a region encoding these proteins:
- a CDS encoding AI-2E family transporter, protein MDGRGARALMLAACAAVVSYGIHFWSPVLVPVLLSLCVAAAGQPVFEGAQKRGAPSYLAAALAMLVVMGAVFGFAVLMAVAGNELADSLPKYERAIHQFQTQAAIELQQHHLTRLSVSVARFDFGKTSTAAAEGMLSSAAGIFGNVALVLVLAAFFMLERAVFYQKLSRIPSAPRARDVFHRALGDVQKYLWLKTLMSGATGILAGALCAALDVPNAVLWGLVAFALNYAPNVGSLVAAILPVGLTLILRGPQPAAALAAGYLVINVVIGNVVEPKVMGQKLGLSPLVVVVAMVAWGFLLGPVGALLSTPLTMVFKITVGHSDDLRWVSRLLGNFSEARDTTEPPLRGSLAPREAQ, encoded by the coding sequence ATGGACGGCCGAGGCGCGAGGGCGCTGATGCTCGCGGCGTGCGCCGCGGTGGTGAGCTACGGGATCCATTTCTGGAGTCCCGTGCTGGTGCCGGTGCTGTTGTCTCTGTGCGTCGCCGCCGCGGGTCAGCCCGTGTTCGAAGGCGCGCAGAAGCGTGGAGCCCCGAGCTACCTGGCGGCGGCCCTGGCCATGCTCGTGGTGATGGGCGCCGTTTTCGGCTTTGCCGTGCTCATGGCGGTAGCAGGCAACGAGCTCGCGGATTCGCTCCCCAAGTACGAACGCGCCATCCACCAATTTCAGACCCAGGCCGCCATCGAGCTGCAACAGCACCACCTGACACGGCTGTCGGTGAGCGTGGCGCGCTTCGATTTCGGCAAGACGTCCACGGCAGCAGCCGAGGGCATGCTCTCATCGGCGGCCGGTATCTTCGGCAACGTGGCATTGGTGCTGGTGCTCGCCGCCTTCTTCATGCTCGAGCGCGCCGTCTTCTATCAAAAGCTCTCTCGCATCCCGAGCGCGCCTCGCGCCCGGGACGTCTTTCATCGTGCCCTGGGAGACGTGCAGAAGTACCTGTGGCTGAAGACGCTCATGAGCGGCGCTACGGGCATTCTCGCGGGCGCCCTGTGCGCGGCGCTGGACGTTCCCAACGCAGTGCTCTGGGGCTTGGTCGCCTTCGCGCTGAATTACGCACCCAACGTCGGCAGCCTGGTCGCCGCCATCTTGCCGGTGGGTCTCACGCTGATCTTGCGTGGTCCGCAGCCGGCAGCTGCGCTGGCCGCCGGCTATCTCGTCATCAACGTCGTGATCGGTAACGTCGTCGAGCCCAAGGTGATGGGCCAGAAGCTGGGGCTCTCGCCCCTGGTCGTCGTGGTCGCCATGGTGGCGTGGGGCTTCCTCCTGGGTCCGGTGGGAGCGCTGCTCTCCACTCCGCTCACCATGGTGTTCAAGATCACCGTCGGACACTCCGACGATCTGCGCTGGGTCTCGCGGCTGCTCGGAAATTTCTCCGAGGCGCGGGACACCACCGAGCCGCCGCTCCGCGGCAGCTTGGCGCCGAGGGAAGCGCAATGA
- a CDS encoding DEAD/DEAH box helicase — MGLSGPIVNAVLREGYVTPTPVQAKVVPHAVVGKDVVACAQTGTGKTAAFVLPILERLAREPSSGRIRALILTPTRELAAQIASRVTAYGHHLRLRQALVYGGVGQRPQERALNAKPDILIACPGRLLDLMSQGLVDLGGVTHLVLDEADRMLDMGFIHDVKRIVAQTPRERQTLLLSATLPASVESLIASMLKNPTRVSVRPELSTAETVEQSVMFVARADKRGALHELLRGPEVARALVFTRTKHGANRVARDLERVGIVAAAIHGNKSQSARDRALASFRAGSTRVLVATDVAARGIDVDGVSHVINYDLPNVAESYVHRIGRTGRAGNSGRAISFCDGDERKLLGDIERLIRRRITVDAPLGGRPPARGDAPRPPRSDATPPRRRRRRRPERQ; from the coding sequence CTGGGCCTGTCGGGCCCCATCGTGAACGCCGTGCTGCGCGAGGGCTACGTGACGCCCACGCCGGTTCAGGCCAAGGTCGTGCCTCACGCCGTCGTCGGCAAGGACGTGGTGGCCTGTGCTCAGACGGGCACCGGCAAGACGGCCGCCTTCGTGCTGCCCATTCTAGAGCGGCTGGCTCGGGAGCCTTCCAGCGGCCGCATCCGTGCGTTGATCCTCACTCCCACTCGGGAGCTCGCGGCGCAGATCGCGTCTCGCGTGACAGCCTATGGCCATCACCTCCGCCTGCGCCAAGCGCTGGTGTACGGCGGCGTCGGGCAGCGTCCGCAAGAGCGCGCGCTGAACGCCAAGCCGGACATCTTGATCGCCTGCCCGGGTCGCCTACTGGACCTGATGAGCCAAGGTCTGGTGGACCTGGGCGGGGTGACGCACCTGGTGTTGGACGAAGCCGACCGCATGCTGGACATGGGCTTCATCCACGACGTGAAGCGCATCGTGGCGCAGACCCCGCGGGAGCGGCAGACGCTGCTGCTGTCGGCGACGCTGCCGGCGTCCGTGGAGTCGCTGATCGCCAGCATGTTGAAGAACCCCACGCGGGTCAGCGTGCGTCCGGAGCTTTCCACCGCGGAGACGGTGGAGCAGTCCGTGATGTTCGTGGCCCGCGCGGACAAGCGCGGTGCGCTGCACGAGCTGCTCCGCGGGCCGGAGGTGGCGCGGGCGTTGGTGTTCACGCGCACCAAGCACGGCGCCAATCGCGTCGCGCGGGATCTGGAGCGGGTGGGCATCGTGGCGGCGGCCATTCACGGCAACAAGAGCCAGTCTGCCCGGGATCGCGCTTTGGCGTCGTTCCGCGCGGGATCCACCCGGGTGCTGGTCGCCACCGACGTGGCCGCCCGGGGCATCGACGTAGACGGCGTCTCCCACGTGATCAACTACGACCTACCGAACGTCGCCGAGAGCTACGTCCACCGAATCGGGCGGACGGGGCGCGCGGGTAACAGCGGACGCGCGATTTCCTTCTGTGACGGCGACGAGCGAAAGCTCCTCGGCGACATCGAGCGACTCATCCGCCGGCGTATCACCGTCGACGCTCCCCTCGGCGGGCGTCCCCCGGCCCGAGGCGACGCGCCGCGCCCCCCTCGTTCCGACGCGACGCCTCCGCGACGACGCCGTCGCCGCCGTCCGGAGCGGCAGTAG
- a CDS encoding VWA domain-containing protein, with amino-acid sequence MTRTAAFGVLTLSMVAAMSSCSSGDPELAGSGGSGFGAQGGEAGVAGGGNVGGSAATGGGGSAGSGGGQAGSAGSGGAGGGLTDASVSDASDATAIPDVVFSYDGPVDDGSLADACASVNVEAKLKELDMVVMLDRSGSMSEPGFAWYAPASDCNVGDPIVDSKWCRAVNALGQYFQSSAAQGNRAALQYFPLASAGTCPAPGYGTPAVGLTLLPSASQALVSSLNTEGPLGTFTPTQDAIVGANAFSQANQDPNRVMVSILITDGKPNTCPVSTGSGLAQIVSQHFTSTGIPSYVIGMTGADFAGLETIAAGGGTQAHADAVGTLLDTCGDGAGPCHHWNVGNGDPAVFVEALKVIQQQAIGCTLAIPTPSGGVPDWSKVEVDYYPGGNPPATTLPKVTGAAQCSGDGWYYDNPASPTQVNLCPTTCTTVQADFAAKVELRLGCLGS; translated from the coding sequence ATGACCCGGACGGCGGCTTTCGGCGTGTTGACGCTATCGATGGTGGCAGCGATGAGCTCGTGCTCCAGCGGGGATCCCGAGCTTGCGGGCAGCGGCGGCAGTGGCTTTGGTGCCCAGGGCGGCGAAGCCGGCGTGGCGGGCGGCGGGAACGTCGGCGGATCCGCGGCGACGGGAGGCGGGGGCAGCGCCGGCAGCGGCGGGGGACAGGCGGGCAGCGCCGGAAGCGGCGGCGCGGGCGGTGGGCTGACGGACGCGAGCGTGAGCGATGCCTCCGACGCGACGGCGATCCCCGACGTGGTGTTCAGCTACGACGGCCCGGTGGACGACGGCTCGCTGGCGGACGCCTGCGCATCGGTGAACGTGGAGGCGAAGCTCAAGGAGCTGGACATGGTCGTGATGCTGGACCGCTCCGGATCCATGTCCGAGCCGGGCTTCGCCTGGTACGCCCCGGCCAGCGACTGCAACGTGGGCGACCCCATCGTCGACAGCAAGTGGTGTCGCGCCGTCAATGCTCTGGGCCAGTACTTCCAGTCGAGCGCGGCGCAAGGCAACCGCGCGGCGCTGCAGTACTTCCCCCTGGCGAGCGCCGGCACCTGCCCGGCACCCGGCTACGGAACGCCCGCCGTGGGCCTCACGCTGTTGCCCTCGGCGTCGCAAGCCCTCGTGAGCTCGCTGAACACGGAGGGGCCCCTCGGCACCTTCACGCCGACGCAAGATGCCATCGTCGGCGCCAACGCCTTCAGTCAGGCGAATCAAGATCCCAACCGCGTGATGGTGTCGATCCTGATCACCGACGGCAAGCCCAACACCTGTCCGGTGAGCACGGGGAGCGGCCTGGCGCAGATCGTGTCGCAGCACTTCACCAGCACCGGCATTCCCAGCTACGTCATCGGCATGACGGGCGCGGACTTCGCGGGACTGGAGACGATCGCGGCGGGGGGCGGCACCCAGGCCCACGCAGACGCCGTGGGCACGCTGCTGGATACGTGTGGCGACGGCGCCGGGCCCTGCCACCACTGGAACGTGGGCAACGGGGACCCCGCCGTGTTCGTGGAAGCGCTGAAGGTGATCCAGCAGCAGGCCATCGGCTGCACCTTGGCGATCCCCACGCCCTCCGGCGGCGTGCCGGACTGGAGCAAGGTGGAGGTGGACTACTACCCGGGCGGCAATCCTCCCGCCACCACCCTGCCCAAGGTCACCGGCGCGGCGCAGTGCAGCGGCGACGGCTGGTACTACGACAACCCCGCGAGCCCCACACAGGTGAACCTGTGCCCCACGACGTGCACCACCGTACAGGCGGACTTCGCCGCCAAGGTGGAGCTCCGGCTCGGCTGCCTCGGCAGCTGA
- a CDS encoding cation diffusion facilitator family transporter yields the protein MSAHASKKVVLLALSANFGIALAKFTAFVFTRSSAMLAEAIHSLADTGNQFLLLLGMARASKPPDDRHEFGYKMESYFWSFIVAIMLFSLGGLFAIYEGFEKLHELRATLAAGKTAEMEHPSVAIAVLLVSIALEGWSWLAATRQVNQLRGEQGLISFIEDSKSTEIIVVWMEDTGALIGLSFALLGIILALLTGNPFWDVYSTFGIGVLLVVIAFFVARETKSLLIGEAASKEAQHLVRKEVLQTEGVESLMSMRSMQLGEDEFLVALKLQWQRDLKVEDVARRTNDMEARIRTAVPRARYIFVEADTFDVEKAKKPPL from the coding sequence GTGTCGGCTCACGCGTCCAAGAAAGTCGTCCTGCTGGCGCTCAGCGCGAACTTCGGCATCGCACTGGCCAAGTTCACCGCCTTCGTCTTCACCCGCTCGTCGGCCATGCTCGCGGAGGCGATCCACTCGCTGGCCGACACGGGCAATCAATTCCTGCTGCTCTTGGGCATGGCGCGCGCATCGAAGCCGCCCGACGATCGCCACGAGTTCGGCTACAAGATGGAGAGCTACTTCTGGAGCTTCATCGTCGCCATCATGCTGTTCAGCTTGGGCGGGCTGTTCGCGATCTACGAAGGCTTCGAGAAGCTCCACGAGCTACGCGCCACCCTCGCCGCCGGCAAGACCGCGGAGATGGAGCATCCCAGCGTGGCCATCGCCGTGCTGCTGGTGAGCATCGCGCTGGAAGGCTGGTCCTGGCTCGCGGCGACACGTCAGGTGAACCAACTCCGCGGGGAGCAAGGTCTCATCAGCTTCATCGAGGACTCCAAGAGCACCGAGATCATCGTGGTGTGGATGGAGGACACCGGCGCCCTCATCGGTCTGAGCTTCGCGCTCTTGGGCATCATCCTGGCGCTGCTAACGGGCAATCCATTCTGGGACGTGTATTCCACCTTCGGCATCGGCGTGCTGTTGGTGGTGATCGCGTTCTTCGTGGCGCGAGAGACGAAATCCCTGCTGATTGGCGAAGCCGCTTCCAAGGAGGCGCAGCACCTGGTGCGCAAGGAGGTCCTGCAAACCGAAGGGGTGGAGAGCTTGATGAGCATGCGCAGCATGCAGCTGGGCGAAGACGAATTCCTCGTCGCGCTCAAGCTCCAGTGGCAGCGCGATCTCAAGGTGGAAGACGTCGCGCGCCGCACCAACGACATGGAAGCGCGCATTCGCACCGCCGTGCCCCGAGCCCGCTACATCTTCGTGGAAGCCGACACCTTCGACGTCGAGAAGGCGAAGAAGCCGCCGCTGTAG